A single region of the Deltaproteobacteria bacterium genome encodes:
- the rfaE2 gene encoding D-glycero-beta-D-manno-heptose 1-phosphate adenylyltransferase, with translation MDSRVKPTPSIPWLNSARPPRVAVVGDVILDEYLDGQVNRISPEAPVPVHLVTKTIHGAGGAANAARNIKLAGGDVMLLSVIGNDEAGKNLRQLLQRDQIDTSYMQSVNDRPTIRKTRITSSSHQLVRVDWERVHPISTEVQDWIMRGLGSIEFDALLISDYGKGALPISLLSNLLSLAAARKVPAVVDPKGRDFSKYLHATLITPNRKEACDALGLDPSDDYSGEELGRRLQSTFGLQNVLVTMGPKGMVLVPDASKGAAPAPLSLPAMAREVYDVSGAGDTVVAIMTLCLAAKAPMLESMHIANTAAALVVAKWGTQPVRLDELKEALTDEPQAKPAGQNFSTTTKITTKDALKQLLEAPFRRQKKIVFTNGCFDILHAGHISYLEAAKSLGDILVVGVNTDESVRQLKGTQRPIIGLTDRMRLLAALASVDFVVPFGESTPLELITSLAPDVLVKGADYDKSAPSSSSKAIVGADFVRAAGGTVETINLIPGLSTSVIVERIRTT, from the coding sequence ATGGACTCAAGAGTAAAACCCACACCGTCAATTCCCTGGCTCAATAGCGCGCGCCCACCGCGCGTCGCCGTCGTCGGTGACGTGATCCTGGATGAGTATCTAGACGGGCAGGTCAACCGTATTTCCCCCGAGGCCCCGGTGCCGGTGCACCTAGTCACCAAGACGATTCACGGTGCCGGTGGTGCCGCCAATGCTGCCCGGAATATCAAACTGGCCGGTGGCGATGTCATGCTACTCAGCGTCATTGGTAACGACGAGGCTGGCAAAAATCTACGGCAGCTCCTGCAGCGTGACCAAATCGATACCTCTTACATGCAATCAGTTAACGACCGACCGACGATCCGCAAGACCCGCATCACCTCAAGCAGCCATCAGTTAGTTCGGGTGGACTGGGAGCGTGTACACCCCATCAGCACCGAGGTCCAAGATTGGATCATGCGGGGCCTTGGGTCGATAGAGTTTGATGCTTTGCTTATCAGTGATTACGGAAAGGGCGCCTTGCCCATTAGCCTCCTAAGTAACCTGCTCAGTCTCGCTGCCGCGCGCAAGGTGCCTGCAGTAGTAGATCCCAAAGGGCGTGACTTCAGTAAATATCTGCATGCCACTTTGATCACACCTAACCGCAAGGAGGCCTGCGACGCCCTCGGTCTAGACCCCTCCGACGACTACAGCGGCGAGGAGTTGGGGCGGCGGCTCCAAAGTACCTTCGGCCTGCAGAATGTCCTCGTCACCATGGGACCTAAGGGCATGGTGCTAGTACCCGATGCCAGCAAGGGCGCCGCACCGGCCCCCCTGTCGCTTCCCGCGATGGCACGCGAGGTTTATGACGTCTCCGGTGCCGGCGATACTGTGGTTGCTATCATGACTCTGTGTCTGGCCGCCAAAGCACCCATGCTTGAATCCATGCATATCGCTAACACGGCTGCGGCTTTGGTCGTGGCTAAGTGGGGCACCCAACCGGTGCGTTTGGACGAACTAAAAGAAGCTCTCACTGACGAGCCTCAGGCCAAACCTGCGGGACAGAACTTTTCGACTACCACCAAGATCACCACAAAGGACGCCCTGAAGCAACTGCTCGAGGCGCCATTTAGGCGGCAGAAAAAAATCGTCTTTACCAATGGTTGCTTCGATATCCTCCATGCGGGTCATATCAGCTACCTGGAGGCAGCAAAATCCCTTGGCGACATCTTAGTGGTCGGGGTCAACACCGACGAATCGGTACGCCAACTCAAGGGCACGCAACGGCCGATCATCGGGCTCACGGACCGGATGAGACTGCTTGCCGCTCTGGCGTCGGTGGACTTTGTCGTGCCGTTTGGCGAATCTACACCGCTGGAGCTCATTACTAGCTTGGCCCCGGACGTGCTCGTTAAGGGGGCGGACTACGACAAGAGTGCACCGTCCTCATCCTCAAAAGCCATCGTGGGAGCGGACTTCGTGCGGGCCGCTGGCGGTACGGTTGAGACGATAAATTTGATTCCCGGT
- a CDS encoding tetratricopeptide repeat protein: MRPLTVMVILFSTVMAALAPLGASRVLADGLYTQIVVPFANEREVTHDYDKAMNALVVTFHKTAPNELKVLDQYDERLIKRLMVKDLGPYGTEVKLVLRDRNVRALVTKFNEPYRVAIDIYDADFSEERDPTTGLPLVQQDRDDESVTSMVPESNAPRSKLKLVSPDAKDSQVSRDDSPRGESRSDGGRKLLVAPPRQIFATPEELSSSLRLAQDGVGKAWRDYPPYIYALKTAAYEEGNNRRVRPPTAQPQVLTSAEAMADYAGKLFNLGHEAKALVAYEQVVRRDPTVFDKDALHLWRFAETQLGQGNLTLADGYFSSLAQKHPESPLADFARLRRLDIAAIKVGNAGEQSAYDTMLKELANIRLRENGELAAQVALRQAWWAAAAKTRDFDQKALPAISGAVHAKLTAAYPNVENSRTAFLTGSLLLNDMLNPQIAWQRATGAFADAYFKRFNGSGAEPYKTELQGRFDTKLNNSLTAKIEAGKLLDAITDFETLPRAMQKSKPTPKTSWALAEAYRQLGQSSKSIDFYAAATKANAAGPDQFKAQFWLAVTSGEAAIRAKEDGQDAAVITKLSQQSNGADRAADEQWARLSADEQAKLGVAYKNYFEQTVISPAKLRSGPKIVLANWTAALATKKSADNGGEAKDWTRNFSPSGSAVLLLTDLGKRFSELGMPVERKKAIDLLKYMKPKDFADDAAAKKVWASELTALADEYRKANQYLDAGRLFSQVGEEAENWDGRAEALYKGGLLLFRAGRRAEAIEAFRKASDDGNNLFYSNLAKERLGQLQ, translated from the coding sequence ATGCGCCCACTCACTGTCATGGTGATTCTATTCAGCACGGTCATGGCTGCCCTGGCACCGCTTGGTGCGAGCCGTGTGCTCGCTGATGGGCTTTACACCCAAATTGTCGTGCCCTTTGCCAATGAGCGCGAGGTCACGCATGACTACGACAAGGCGATGAACGCCCTCGTCGTGACCTTTCACAAGACGGCACCCAACGAGTTGAAGGTTCTGGACCAGTATGATGAGCGACTGATCAAGCGACTCATGGTGAAGGACCTCGGTCCTTACGGTACCGAGGTTAAGTTGGTCCTGCGTGACCGTAACGTTCGTGCTCTCGTCACTAAGTTTAACGAACCCTACAGAGTGGCCATCGATATTTACGATGCAGACTTTAGTGAGGAACGTGATCCGACAACCGGTCTGCCTCTGGTACAACAAGATCGTGACGACGAGAGTGTAACCAGTATGGTGCCGGAGTCGAACGCGCCGCGCTCCAAGTTAAAACTGGTTTCGCCGGACGCTAAAGATTCACAGGTAAGTCGCGATGATTCGCCTCGGGGTGAGTCCCGTTCCGACGGCGGTCGCAAGCTTCTCGTCGCCCCACCGCGGCAAATTTTTGCTACTCCGGAGGAACTAAGCTCCAGCTTACGATTGGCGCAAGACGGCGTCGGAAAAGCATGGCGCGATTATCCCCCCTATATTTACGCTCTCAAGACCGCGGCCTACGAGGAAGGCAATAACCGCCGCGTGAGGCCTCCGACCGCTCAACCCCAAGTTTTGACCTCAGCCGAGGCCATGGCTGATTATGCTGGAAAGCTCTTCAACCTCGGTCACGAAGCCAAAGCACTAGTTGCCTACGAACAGGTGGTGCGTCGTGATCCGACCGTGTTTGACAAGGATGCGTTGCATTTATGGCGCTTTGCCGAGACTCAACTCGGTCAGGGAAATCTTACTCTTGCCGATGGCTATTTCAGCTCACTAGCACAGAAACATCCCGAGAGTCCCCTGGCCGACTTTGCCCGTCTAAGACGCCTTGATATTGCAGCCATCAAAGTCGGCAACGCTGGTGAGCAGTCTGCTTATGACACGATGCTCAAGGAACTCGCCAACATTCGTTTGCGCGAAAATGGTGAGTTAGCGGCTCAAGTGGCTCTCCGTCAAGCTTGGTGGGCCGCCGCTGCTAAAACCAGGGATTTCGATCAAAAAGCGCTGCCAGCGATTTCCGGGGCTGTACATGCCAAGCTCACGGCCGCCTATCCTAACGTCGAGAATTCACGGACGGCCTTTCTCACTGGCAGCCTTTTACTTAACGATATGCTTAACCCACAAATAGCGTGGCAGCGTGCGACGGGTGCGTTTGCTGATGCCTACTTCAAACGCTTCAACGGCAGTGGCGCTGAGCCTTACAAAACTGAACTTCAAGGTCGCTTTGATACCAAACTTAATAACAGTCTCACCGCAAAGATCGAGGCAGGTAAACTGCTAGACGCGATTACCGACTTTGAAACACTGCCGCGTGCGATGCAAAAGTCGAAGCCAACGCCTAAGACCTCTTGGGCGCTTGCTGAGGCTTACCGGCAACTTGGGCAGAGTTCAAAATCCATAGATTTCTATGCTGCAGCGACTAAGGCTAACGCGGCTGGCCCGGATCAATTTAAAGCCCAATTTTGGCTAGCCGTCACTTCAGGAGAGGCCGCCATCAGGGCTAAAGAAGACGGGCAAGACGCTGCCGTCATAACTAAGCTCAGTCAGCAAAGTAATGGAGCCGACAGAGCTGCCGATGAGCAGTGGGCACGCTTAAGTGCTGACGAGCAAGCAAAGTTGGGAGTCGCGTACAAAAATTACTTCGAGCAAACCGTCATCAGTCCAGCCAAGTTGCGTAGTGGTCCTAAAATTGTACTTGCGAATTGGACGGCTGCCCTTGCCACGAAAAAGTCAGCCGATAATGGTGGCGAGGCCAAAGATTGGACGCGCAATTTTAGTCCGTCTGGCAGTGCCGTGCTCTTACTCACAGATCTCGGCAAGCGATTCAGCGAACTCGGCATGCCCGTCGAACGTAAAAAGGCTATCGATCTCCTAAAATATATGAAGCCCAAAGATTTTGCCGACGACGCTGCGGCCAAGAAAGTTTGGGCAAGTGAGCTGACTGCACTCGCAGACGAATACCGCAAAGCAAATCAATATCTGGATGCTGGCCGTCTCTTCTCACAAGTCGGTGAGGAGGCCGAAAATTGGGATGGCCGCGCCGAGGCCTTGTACAAAGGCGGACTGCTGCTATTCCGCGCGGGGCGACGCGCCGAGGCCATCGAAGCATTTCGTAAAGCCAGCGACGACGGCAATAACCTCTTTTACTCGAATCTCGCCAAGGAACGCCTTGGACAGCTTCAGTAG
- a CDS encoding sigma-54-dependent Fis family transcriptional regulator, whose translation MTASNANSAVPVTAAAQQSSDKPTAEDYLQYAQDLRQNVGPFLAADEKMLRIKEVVEQIKDTSVPVLITGESGTGKEVIARQVHAFSGRRDEPFVAVNCAALPSNLLESELFGHEKGAFTGAHQRHIGKFELASNGTLLLDEVTEMDPALQAKLLRALQEKEIERIGGTGPIPIKTRIIATTNRDITQAVACGQFRQDLYYRLHVIQLEVPALRERVADIEMLALFFLRQYCDQFGKEIMELSPGAKQRLKAHTWPGNVRELQNVIQRAVLLSSGREITEIGLPIDTDHAVANGDWISFLPIGKPLRDLETHFILETLKHHQGNRTHAAKTLGISLRTLRNKINEFTAEGIEVMAPTTGRAS comes from the coding sequence ATGACCGCATCAAATGCCAACTCTGCCGTGCCAGTGACAGCTGCTGCCCAGCAAAGCAGCGACAAACCCACTGCTGAAGACTATCTGCAGTATGCTCAGGATCTACGGCAAAATGTTGGCCCGTTCTTGGCAGCCGACGAAAAGATGCTCAGGATTAAGGAAGTTGTCGAGCAAATAAAAGACACTTCCGTGCCGGTATTGATTACAGGTGAATCGGGTACAGGCAAAGAAGTCATTGCGCGCCAAGTTCACGCATTTTCTGGTCGTCGTGATGAACCCTTTGTCGCTGTCAACTGCGCCGCGCTGCCATCCAATTTGCTCGAGAGTGAACTCTTCGGTCATGAAAAAGGTGCTTTCACTGGCGCTCACCAACGGCATATCGGCAAATTTGAACTTGCAAGTAACGGCACCTTGCTGCTTGATGAAGTCACAGAAATGGATCCTGCCCTGCAAGCTAAGCTGCTCAGAGCTCTTCAAGAGAAGGAAATAGAGCGCATCGGCGGTACCGGCCCGATTCCGATTAAGACACGCATCATAGCTACCACTAACCGGGACATAACCCAAGCTGTAGCATGTGGTCAATTTCGTCAGGATCTCTACTACCGTCTGCATGTGATTCAATTAGAAGTACCGGCGCTAAGAGAGCGTGTTGCCGACATTGAAATGCTCGCTCTCTTTTTCCTCCGCCAGTACTGCGATCAGTTTGGCAAAGAGATCATGGAACTTTCGCCGGGTGCCAAACAGCGCCTGAAGGCACACACCTGGCCAGGCAATGTCCGTGAACTCCAAAACGTCATCCAACGTGCGGTACTCCTATCAAGCGGTCGTGAGATTACTGAAATAGGTCTTCCTATCGACACAGACCATGCTGTTGCTAATGGCGACTGGATCAGCTTTTTGCCGATCGGCAAACCTCTGCGTGATCTCGAGACCCACTTTATTCTCGAAACTCTGAAGCATCACCAAGGCAACCGTACCCATGCAGCCAAGACTCTAGGCATCAGCCTGCGGACTCTTCGTAACAAGATTAATGAGTTTACGGCCGAAGGCATCGAAGTCATGGCGCCGACCACTGGGAGAGCTTCATGA
- the flgB gene encoding flagellar basal body rod protein FlgB, whose product MSTVFGGVFNFADRLQMASLDQRLKRSEVISGNIANAETPGFRALGYDFEDQLASMAKLDGKVPIKVSNEKHFRNAFTQANGKMRADVYVKPTESVGEDGNTVDIDDEMVRMAQNQMLYRSAVEVINRKVGMLRYAINGGRG is encoded by the coding sequence ATGAGCACCGTATTTGGTGGCGTCTTCAACTTTGCCGACAGGCTACAAATGGCCTCGCTAGATCAGCGCCTGAAGCGCAGCGAAGTTATCTCCGGCAACATAGCTAACGCTGAGACTCCCGGTTTCAGAGCACTTGGCTATGACTTTGAAGACCAACTCGCCAGTATGGCCAAGTTAGACGGCAAGGTTCCCATTAAAGTATCGAACGAAAAGCATTTTCGGAACGCCTTCACCCAGGCTAACGGCAAAATGCGCGCTGATGTCTACGTCAAACCCACCGAGAGCGTTGGTGAAGATGGCAATACCGTCGACATCGATGACGAGATGGTACGGATGGCGCAGAACCAAATGCTCTACAGGTCCGCTGTAGAGGTTATCAATCGTAAGGTTGGCATGCTGCGCTATGCCATCAATGGAGGTCGTGGATGA
- the flgC gene encoding flagellar basal body rod protein FlgC yields the protein MSFFKAMDISSSGLAAQRVRMNVLSANLANAQSTRGDDGGPYKRRDVVVSAVPTGTAFEDYLNDTSGHGTELRKVQVVDIHKDTKAPRRVFDPSNPDADATGYVEMPNVQVMSEMVNMIAATRAFEANATALNDAKQMAMKALEIGR from the coding sequence ATGAGTTTCTTTAAGGCCATGGACATAAGCTCCTCCGGACTTGCTGCGCAACGCGTGCGCATGAACGTGCTGAGCGCCAACTTAGCCAACGCCCAATCCACCCGCGGCGATGACGGCGGACCATATAAGCGGCGGGACGTCGTCGTTTCGGCGGTCCCCACGGGTACGGCCTTTGAGGATTATCTCAACGACACCAGTGGTCACGGCACCGAACTACGCAAGGTCCAGGTGGTCGATATCCACAAGGACACCAAAGCTCCGCGTCGCGTCTTTGATCCTAGCAATCCCGACGCTGACGCCACGGGCTATGTTGAGATGCCTAACGTTCAGGTGATGAGTGAAATGGTCAACATGATCGCAGCTACGAGGGCATTTGAAGCCAATGCCACTGCGCTCAACGATGCCAAGCAGATGGCGATGAAAGCCCTGGAAATCGGCCGCTAA
- the fliE gene encoding flagellar hook-basal body complex protein FliE, with the protein MSQIASASKFTEQILNSLRDIQREAISQSKDSDKSKDKDGGMSFADHLQKAVQEVNQKSQTADRMGTEMATGKAENIHETMLASTQAELSFNLMVQLRNKALEAYSEIMRMPV; encoded by the coding sequence ATGAGTCAAATAGCTTCAGCCTCAAAATTTACCGAGCAAATCCTAAACAGCCTGCGCGACATTCAGCGGGAGGCTATTAGCCAGTCCAAGGATAGCGATAAGAGTAAAGATAAAGACGGCGGAATGTCCTTTGCCGATCACCTGCAGAAGGCGGTCCAAGAGGTCAACCAAAAGAGCCAGACTGCAGACCGTATGGGCACGGAAATGGCCACGGGCAAAGCGGAGAATATTCACGAGACCATGCTCGCATCAACGCAGGCTGAGCTCTCCTTCAATCTGATGGTTCAGCTGCGCAACAAAGCGCTGGAAGCCTACTCAGAAATCATGCGGATGCCGGTATAA
- the fliF gene encoding flagellar M-ring protein FliF: MDKLRQFFSEMFSNTGGLWGKLSAVQKIGGGAALLLVIGGLVAALSMRPKESYEYAFVDLSAEDSQQITSFFKTNNIIDYQVDAKGVKVPSHQVAEIRLKLANEGLPAHGVVGWEKFDSQDFTRTDFEQRINKQRAIQGELSRTIMMIDGVTAAKVHIVSPKSSLFLEDKIDPTAAIYLKTRRGFDLDKKQVKGIVNLVSRSVEGLKASNVTIIDGEGKMLTEVESEDTSAKMTKEMIGYKRAIEKQYEENIRGLIGRIVGAEKVDVKVDATVDFTQESQTISDVDPDRVVAISRETQGYSLSGTGLNPTGIPGSKSNVPGEQEQLSMNQSNTQNKKDSEIVNFEIAKKVSQKTLPLGKILRLSAAVLVDGKQEYPPDGARPPFEARSEEELKQIEELVRSSIGFDEKRGDLVTVRNLMFQLNPMQVEAIKNEKKETDHYVSTLAVSAAVALGLILFFSFIVRPYFRWLSYNPQRKQEQQVIEDFRADLDIGTLQNVQVKEEVPFDKMSPQEQVLYLAKNEPKRTTEAIRLMLNPQQNV, translated from the coding sequence GTGGATAAGTTACGCCAATTTTTTAGCGAGATGTTCTCAAACACCGGCGGTCTTTGGGGCAAGTTAAGCGCGGTTCAGAAGATCGGCGGCGGCGCTGCTTTGCTCCTGGTGATTGGCGGCTTGGTGGCTGCATTATCGATGCGGCCCAAAGAATCCTACGAGTATGCCTTTGTCGATTTATCGGCAGAGGATAGCCAGCAGATTACAAGCTTCTTCAAGACCAACAACATTATCGATTACCAGGTTGACGCCAAGGGCGTCAAAGTTCCGAGTCATCAAGTCGCGGAGATCCGCCTCAAGTTAGCTAACGAGGGTTTGCCGGCACACGGCGTGGTCGGGTGGGAAAAGTTTGATTCTCAAGACTTCACACGTACCGACTTTGAGCAACGCATCAACAAACAAAGAGCCATCCAAGGGGAGCTTTCACGCACGATTATGATGATCGATGGCGTGACTGCTGCCAAGGTCCATATTGTGTCGCCCAAGAGTAGTCTTTTTCTCGAAGATAAAATCGATCCGACCGCGGCAATTTACCTAAAAACACGTCGTGGTTTCGATTTAGATAAAAAGCAAGTGAAGGGCATCGTCAATTTGGTTTCACGATCTGTCGAAGGTCTCAAAGCTAGCAACGTCACCATCATTGACGGCGAAGGAAAAATGCTGACCGAGGTCGAGAGTGAAGATACTTCAGCCAAAATGACTAAGGAAATGATCGGTTACAAGCGAGCCATAGAGAAGCAGTATGAGGAAAATATTCGCGGCCTAATTGGTCGCATCGTCGGTGCAGAAAAGGTCGACGTCAAGGTCGATGCCACCGTCGACTTTACCCAAGAGTCGCAGACCATTTCGGATGTTGATCCCGATCGTGTGGTGGCGATTTCCCGTGAGACGCAGGGTTACTCGCTAAGTGGAACTGGGCTGAATCCCACCGGTATTCCCGGTAGCAAATCGAATGTTCCTGGCGAGCAGGAGCAGTTGTCAATGAATCAGTCTAACACGCAAAACAAAAAAGACTCCGAAATTGTCAACTTCGAAATTGCCAAAAAGGTCAGTCAGAAGACGCTGCCTCTCGGAAAGATTCTGCGCCTATCTGCCGCCGTCTTGGTCGATGGCAAGCAGGAGTACCCACCAGACGGAGCGCGTCCACCATTTGAGGCGCGGAGTGAAGAGGAGTTAAAACAAATTGAGGAGCTCGTCCGCTCGTCGATAGGCTTTGATGAAAAGCGCGGCGATCTCGTGACGGTGCGTAACTTGATGTTCCAGCTGAACCCCATGCAGGTTGAGGCGATTAAGAACGAGAAAAAGGAAACAGACCATTATGTTAGTACCCTCGCCGTATCTGCAGCCGTGGCCCTTGGTCTGATTCTCTTCTTCTCCTTCATCGTCAGGCCGTACTTCCGCTGGTTATCTTACAATCCGCAGCGCAAACAAGAGCAGCAAGTGATCGAAGACTTCCGGGCTGATCTTGATATAGGCACCCTGCAAAATGTCCAGGTGAAGGAAGAGGTTCCCTTCGACAAGATGTCACCGCAAGAGCAGGTCCTCTATCTCGCTAAGAACGAACCCAAACGGACTACGGAAGCGATCAGATTGATGCTGAATCCGCAACAAAATGTTTAG
- a CDS encoding FliI/YscN family ATPase produces MKFSFNQIDWRPSGKVTDVVGTVVEAHLPGSRLGTVVSISVRGQGEVLAEVVGFTRDKALLIPYSSLSGIAPGCAVSGKQTWDRVAVGDYLLGRVVDPLMNPLEGDLQLPERPFMVPLEKEAPNPLRRARVADKFQLGIRAMDSLLTFGEGQRVGIMAGSGVGKSVLMGMIARGSAADVNVIGLVGERGREVREFIERDLGPEGLARSVVVCSTSDQSPLMRLRAARATTAIAEAFSAQGKRVLLMMDSLTRVAMAQREIGLAIGEPPTTKGYPPSVFALLPRLLERCGPQVDGQGSISGLYTVLVDGDDFNDPIPDAVRSILDGHINLSRSLAARGHFPAIDVTTSTSRVMRDIVDDEHWGLASTLRQLLGVYQENIDLIQVGAYQQGTNPTLEAAIAMMPTIEAFLRQDINERSTLREALQGMRDLFNRGR; encoded by the coding sequence CTGAAATTTTCCTTCAATCAAATCGATTGGCGTCCATCCGGCAAGGTGACCGACGTCGTTGGTACCGTAGTAGAGGCGCACCTACCCGGAAGCCGTCTAGGCACTGTCGTCAGCATTAGCGTGCGCGGACAGGGTGAAGTATTGGCAGAGGTCGTGGGTTTTACCCGCGATAAGGCTCTGCTCATCCCTTATTCTAGCCTTAGCGGCATTGCCCCAGGGTGTGCCGTCAGCGGCAAACAAACTTGGGACCGAGTGGCCGTGGGTGATTACCTGCTTGGTAGAGTGGTTGATCCTCTGATGAATCCGCTTGAGGGTGACCTACAGTTACCAGAGCGCCCGTTTATGGTGCCGCTCGAAAAAGAGGCACCCAACCCTCTAAGGCGCGCGCGGGTCGCAGATAAGTTTCAACTAGGTATCCGTGCCATGGATAGTCTACTGACCTTTGGCGAAGGTCAGCGCGTAGGCATTATGGCCGGCTCGGGTGTAGGCAAAAGCGTTCTCATGGGCATGATTGCTCGCGGTTCTGCAGCCGACGTCAACGTCATTGGTCTGGTTGGCGAGCGGGGTCGCGAGGTGCGGGAGTTTATCGAGCGTGACCTTGGTCCGGAAGGCTTGGCACGCTCAGTTGTCGTTTGTAGCACAAGCGATCAGTCACCGCTTATGCGCCTGCGTGCGGCTCGTGCCACTACCGCCATTGCGGAAGCATTCTCGGCACAGGGTAAACGCGTGCTGCTGATGATGGATAGTTTGACCCGTGTCGCCATGGCGCAACGTGAAATCGGACTGGCTATCGGCGAACCGCCCACGACCAAAGGTTATCCGCCATCGGTTTTTGCCCTGCTCCCACGTCTTCTTGAACGTTGTGGTCCCCAAGTCGATGGCCAGGGAAGTATCAGCGGTCTATACACTGTACTTGTCGATGGTGATGACTTTAATGATCCGATTCCCGACGCCGTCCGGTCTATTCTCGATGGCCACATCAACTTATCGCGTTCGCTCGCTGCGCGTGGACATTTCCCTGCCATAGACGTCACGACCAGTACCAGCCGGGTCATGCGAGATATCGTTGACGATGAGCATTGGGGTCTTGCTTCGACGCTGCGTCAGTTACTCGGTGTGTACCAGGAGAATATCGACCTTATTCAGGTAGGCGCCTATCAGCAGGGTACCAACCCGACGCTTGAGGCCGCCATCGCCATGATGCCAACGATCGAGGCTTTTCTGCGTCAAGACATCAACGAACGTTCAACCTTACGCGAGGCGTTGCAGGGCATGCGCGACCTATTTAACCGAGGTAGATGA
- a CDS encoding DUF2786 domain-containing protein: MLRPEDIKLDLTRAWTEQLYREYEHICSYFRVSLATPVIAVEALTSVWGQWTRTTRRLTVSRRLIEQHAWDIVIEILKHEMAHQIADELLGGGGLPHGTAFQQGCDMLGVADWARAASGELPTEIPSWRDRALGTEEERLLKRAEKLLALAGSTNEHEAALAMERVRQLYAQYNLEAVKARRQSTHVYCVMSRKQKKISAEESMIFGVLTEHFFVRAIFLDQYDQRDLCTYKAVELLGTRENVLMAEYVYHFLRNQLDSLWATYRKDKSAPAKARRSYMIGVLSGFSSKLRKAAHCPTDASSHLSTTETKALIKLADQALDVFVGDRYPRLSTRRTSGVRGDRSTYDAGVRAGSDLNLHRGVTQRSGNKGLLIT; encoded by the coding sequence ATGTTAAGGCCTGAGGATATCAAACTAGATTTGACTCGGGCCTGGACGGAGCAGCTTTATCGGGAGTACGAGCATATTTGCTCGTACTTTCGCGTGTCCCTCGCCACCCCGGTCATTGCCGTCGAGGCCCTGACGTCGGTTTGGGGTCAATGGACGCGGACCACCCGTCGCTTGACGGTCAGCCGCCGCCTGATTGAGCAGCATGCGTGGGATATCGTCATCGAGATCTTGAAGCACGAGATGGCGCACCAGATCGCCGACGAGTTGCTCGGTGGTGGAGGTCTCCCGCACGGCACGGCGTTCCAACAAGGGTGTGACATGCTGGGCGTCGCTGACTGGGCGCGCGCTGCATCGGGAGAATTACCGACCGAGATTCCAAGTTGGCGTGACCGGGCTTTAGGGACTGAAGAGGAACGTCTCCTTAAGCGGGCCGAGAAGCTGCTCGCTCTGGCCGGATCCACCAACGAGCACGAAGCCGCTCTGGCCATGGAGCGCGTTAGGCAACTCTACGCGCAGTACAATCTCGAAGCCGTCAAGGCGCGGCGTCAGTCCACTCACGTTTACTGCGTGATGTCGCGTAAGCAAAAAAAGATCAGCGCTGAGGAGTCGATGATCTTCGGCGTTTTAACCGAGCATTTTTTTGTGCGCGCTATTTTTCTCGATCAATACGATCAGCGTGATCTCTGTACTTACAAAGCTGTCGAGCTGCTTGGTACGCGGGAAAATGTGCTGATGGCTGAGTACGTCTATCACTTTCTCCGCAATCAGTTGGACTCGCTATGGGCTACCTATCGTAAAGACAAGTCCGCCCCAGCTAAGGCACGTCGCTCGTACATGATCGGCGTGCTGTCAGGATTCAGTAGCAAGCTGAGGAAAGCGGCTCACTGTCCGACTGACGCAAGTAGTCATCTGAGTACAACTGAGACCAAAGCTCTGATCAAACTTGCCGACCAGGCCTTGGACGTTTTTGTTGGCGACCGCTATCCACGACTTAGCACGCGGCGCACCAGTGGCGTCCGGGGCGACCGCTCGACCTACGATGCTGGGGTGCGGGCTGGTAGTGATTTAAACCTGCACCGAGGGGTTACGCAACGCTCCGGAAACAAAGGGCTTTTAATCACCTAA